The Streptomyces sp. Mut1 genome window below encodes:
- the pdxS gene encoding pyridoxal 5'-phosphate synthase lyase subunit PdxS, which translates to MSTLPTTPQSADTPATGTARVKRGMAEQLKGGVIMDVVDAEQAKIAEEAGAVAVMALERVPADIRKDGGVARMSDPNMIEEIIESVSIPVMAKSRIGHFVEAQVLQSLGVDYIDESEVLTPADEVNHSDKFAFTTPFVCGATNLGEALRRIAEGAAMIRSKGEAGTGNVVEAVRHLRQIKNEIARLRGYDNNELYAAAKDLRAPYELVKEVAELGKLPVVLFSAGGVATPADAALMRQLGAEGVFVGSGIFKSGDPAKRAAAIVKATTFYDDPKIIADASRNLGEAMVGINCDTLPETERYANRGW; encoded by the coding sequence GTGTCCACGCTTCCCACCACCCCGCAGTCCGCCGACACCCCCGCCACCGGCACCGCCCGCGTCAAGCGCGGCATGGCCGAGCAGCTCAAGGGCGGCGTGATCATGGACGTCGTCGACGCCGAGCAGGCGAAGATCGCCGAGGAAGCGGGCGCCGTGGCCGTCATGGCCCTGGAGCGCGTACCGGCCGACATCCGCAAGGACGGCGGCGTGGCCCGGATGTCCGACCCGAACATGATCGAGGAGATCATCGAGTCGGTGTCCATCCCGGTGATGGCCAAGTCCCGCATCGGCCACTTCGTCGAGGCGCAGGTCCTCCAGTCCCTCGGCGTCGACTACATCGACGAGTCCGAGGTCCTCACCCCGGCCGACGAGGTCAACCACAGCGACAAGTTCGCCTTCACCACGCCGTTCGTCTGCGGCGCCACCAACCTGGGCGAGGCCCTGCGCCGCATCGCCGAGGGCGCGGCCATGATCCGCTCCAAGGGCGAGGCCGGCACGGGCAACGTGGTCGAGGCCGTCCGCCACCTGCGTCAGATCAAGAACGAGATCGCCCGGCTGCGCGGCTACGACAACAACGAGCTGTACGCCGCCGCCAAGGACCTGCGCGCCCCCTACGAGCTGGTCAAGGAGGTCGCCGAGCTCGGCAAGCTGCCCGTCGTGCTGTTCTCCGCGGGCGGCGTGGCCACCCCGGCGGACGCCGCGCTGATGCGCCAGCTCGGCGCCGAGGGCGTCTTCGTCGGCTCCGGCATCTTCAAGTCGGGCGACCCGGCCAAGCGCGCCGCCGCCATCGTGAAGGCGACCACCTTCTACGACGACCCGAAGATCATCGCGGACGCCTCCCGCAACCTGGGCGAGGCCATGGTCGGCATCAACTGCGACACCCTGCCCGAGACCGAGCGCTACGCCAACCGCGGCTGGTAG